The sequence ACGTACAATCAGCTCTGAATTTCTGGGACCTAGAAGCAACAATCTGATAAGTGAACGTACGTGTCTTCCAGACCGAAAGCAAGATCCAACATATCATTCTCCTCATCGTCCGCTTCGGGCAGCATATCAAAGTGTTCGGGGTCAATGATAACGTGGCATGTAGAGCAAGCTACTGAGCCTTCACAAGCGCCTGCAATAATCGTTAGTTTAACCTTGAGAAGGAGGTTCGAAACTCAAGCTCTATCCGAATTGGGACTCACCTTCGAGGTCGATGTCGTGTTCATGAGCCAAGCTTAAGATGTCATCACCCTCGTTACCCTCCACAGTCTTAACATCGTTGCCGTGGGAGTCTCGGAATATGAGCTTGATCCTACACAGCGGTCAGCAACACGAAGATATAGATACTACATAGCCAGCGGCACAAGTCTACGATACACCAGCATAGAAACACTGGTGCGCTAAGGCGCAACGATCACTCTTGGGCGAGAAGAATACAACGGCATAACGAGTGCCAAATCAAAGTGAAGCTGGGATTATAACTTTGAAAGCTTGCAGATTACATACCCTGTTCCAGGTTCGGGACGAACAAGGTCACCATGCCATCGGGCTAGATCCAACTGTCAGCCCTCATGACAACAGGGTGATTCAAAGCGATCCATAACAAGACGTACGTAAAGAAGAATGAAGCGCCCTCTTTTGCCCAAACTGAGAGGTCAAGATGCTTGATCTCCAATTGCTAGCTTTGAGGGATGAAGAGGCCGGAGAAGGTTTGAGGGAAGGAATATGTAATGCTCGTTGGGGGACTGGTCTGTTGATTTTGGTGGCGAGCGAGGTGAGCTGTCTAGTGAACGTTGAGGAGATCTTGGACATATCGTATAATACTTTTTGCTTGTCGGCCTTTTCCTTGACGAGATGCTGGTGAGAAGATAGGAAACGGTTATTTGAATAACGCGTACAGGGAAGGGGGGCTTTTGTTTTTCCAACTGAGACAAAAAGTTCTAAGTCGGGCAGGGCGTCAATTATTATCAATTGGCGGCGGCTTCGGGAGTGCGGAGCGGACATAACCACCTCTTGTTATACCGGTCGGAGTCCAAAAACGTTACGTAAGATTCTCCTAGCTATCACTCCTGCGTAGAACTAGGTCCGTCTGCGTGTGAGTTGCCTATCTTCTTCGTCACCTACCCCTAGTCCGTTCTACCTATTTATTTCCTTAGGCCCTCAATAGCCTTTTCGCAGCTTAAATGGGAGATTTGTCATCCAATGATTTTAATAATCCATCCTAGCTGGCCATTCAGCTTTATATGGAAAAAGCTCACTAGCTGGCGACAAATAACGTGCGCTTTAACATCTGAGACGAAACGAGGAATTGAAGAGGAGGTCAGCGAGAAGAGTATGGGAATGATCCTTGACCCTCCGCTTACAAAGATATGTATTAAGCATTACATCTTTTACATGCAGGGCTCATGGTATATAATGTAAAAATGAACTTTGGCTCTTGTAAATAAAAACACCTTGTTTGCCCTATATACATACCACTCTAGATTGGAAATGTAAAACGTTGACTCATAAAATGAAACCGACGAAAGGTCATCCTCACCGACGAGTGGGGAACGTCGCTGTTGAGGCTTCTGGCACCACCTTGCCCagttcttcctcctcttcttcctcatcatcatcttcgggttcatcctcgtcatcaAATAATTTCCCCTTTTTCACCTCTCGGTTcccttccatctcatcatcctcatctcctcccTTTCCGTTCCCATTCCCCGCACCATACACTCCGCCTTcattcttccatctccctTTCCAATCAACTTGATCGAGCTCTTCGGCCTTTTCTGGTCTCTCTCTCAACCACTTCATCCTTGGACCGCTCCTCGCGCGCTCGGAAACCTTAAATCCGTAAATCTTGGGTTGGTACACTCTCCCAAGGGCCGGACGTTGGCCACCATGAGGGTTGGGGTTTGTGTATGTCGCACCACCAACAGGTGTGGCAGAAGGGGTCGGCGAAGGTCGGGTTGAAGATGTGTTCGTTCCGGCAGCAAccgaagaggaagaggaaggacAGAATGGGACAGAGTGGAGTTCGGGGTACGTCTGGAAGAATAACGGCGCGAAAGATGTACCGAAAAATGCGCCGTCGACGTTTTGGTATTTACTGCTCGGAGGGGTGTAAATATCACCGCAGTTGGGGCAGTAAAGTTTGACGGTATCGATACCGGGCATGTCGGAGCGGCCGCATGGTAGGACGGGGGTAGCGTTGCAGAATACTCGGGGACAGCCGCCAAAATGTCCCGCATCGTATTTCTCAACCTTGTAGCAAAGTAAGCGCACTGAATGAGAAGGGAGAAGCAGGCAAAGTACCATCGATGAAAGACCAGCCTTGGTCAAAATGAACCTCTGATGCACCATCCCATACAAAAGCTCCGCTGAAGACTCGACGATGGACACGTCCGGGATCTTGGATgaatcttcttctgcatcGTTCCCGTCAGGTCATATCTTTTAGACCGTGCAATTCATGTTTAACGTACCAGGTTCAACGTCCAGAACCATATCCAATGCTTCTTTCCAGAAAGGCACCATAGATTGCAATCCCGTCAGGTTGAAATCATCTTCGATAAATTCTTCATGGACTTCGCAAAAGTAGTCGTGACCTGTGAGGGATGTGTACCAATTCTATAAAGGTTTAATATCAGTTAAGAAGGCACATAGTGCGAGGCGTAAACGTACGATCCATGTGAGGGTCGATGTTTGGGTAGAAGATGCAGTCTCAGATTCTATTATCACCTTAATCAGATGTTCTGTCTTTCATTCTTTCTACTTGTCCACTTACCATAgatttcttcctcttcaagctcttcGGGATCGAGTTCGGGGTATTCAGGCTGGGCCATTGCTGCACTGGGGAGAATGGGTGAGCGGAGAGTAGGAGATGGGGCGGAGTAGGAGACGGGGCGTGCGAACAAGCAACGGGAGATGGAGTCGGCAAAGGATCAACATTAGgcaagagaagagaagTGCGCCACGTGGATAACGCCGCCGTCTCGCCGTCTTTGCGCGTGGGACTATCTTGGAGAATAGGCGTGGGAGATATTAATAGGTGCTTGAAAGAAGTGAAGGCGCGCGATGACGTGCAGGGAACGAAGGGTGGTGTGTTGTTGACGATCAGAGCTTGGGCGTGGAGGCGGGGCAAGTGACTTGTTGGGCCATTGGGGCTGTGAATCACATTCATCTCTTCTACTCACACAGGTTCCACTGCAAGCTATACATAATGGATGAAGAGTACGACGTGAGTCCTATACTCGCTCGGCAAAGGGTGGAACTGACATACCCTCACAGGTTATCGTTCTTGTGCGTACCGATCCATGGCTCTTCTGTAGCTCCCAGAGGATACCGGAGCAGCGCAACTAATGTAGCCATCTAGGGTACCGGTCTCACTGAATGTATCCTTTCTGGCCTTCTCTCAGTAGACGGCCAGAAGGTCCTCCACATGGACAGGAACGACTATTACGGTGGAGACAGTGCGAGTCTCAACTTAACCCAGGTGAGTCTTGTCACTATTCCCTACTACGCCGGAAACTGTTGCTAACATGGCACTATACAGCTCTACCAGCAGTTCCGAGGCACACCTCCTCCAGAGAACCTCCAACTAGGCCGCGATCGTGACTACGCTGTCGACCTCATCCCTAAAttcatcctctcttctGGCGAGCTTACCCGAATGCTCGTCCATACCGACGTCACGCGTTACCTCGAATTCAAGGTCATCGCCGGTTCCTACGTTTACCGAGATGGAAGGATTTCGAAAGTGCCTAGTACCGAAATGGAGGCTGTGAGAAGTCCGTTAATGGGTTTGTTTGAAAAgaggagggcgaggagCTTTTTCCAGTACTTGCAGAATtggaaggaggaggatcCTGCTACTCACCAGGGTGGGTCCATGAGATATTAGGTTCTGCTGGGTATTTTCTAACAGTGCACAGGCCTTGACATCAATAAGTGCTCGATGAAGGATGTTTACACCAAGTTTGGGCTTGAAGCTGGTACTCAAGACTTTATTGGTCACGCCATGGCCCTCTGGCTCGACGAGGAGTAAGTTTTTTTGACTCTCGACAAACTACTGAGCAACCTCCTGATCTTTGTACAGCTACATCACCAAACCTGCCCGACAGACCATCGACCGAATCATCCTCTACACCGCCTCCATGGCTCGCTATGGCAAATCCCCTTACATCTATCCCCTCTACGGCCTCGGCGAGCTTCCCCAGGCGTTCGCCCGTCTCTCAGCTATCTACGGTGGCACCTACATGCTCGACAAGAAGATTGACTCGATCAACATCGACCCCGAGACTGGATATTTTACTGGTGTCACCTCGGAAGGAGAGACTGTCAGGGCTAAGAAGGTGATTGGAGACCCTAGCTACTTTGGCGCTGGGAAAGATGAGCCGGAAGGAGGCAAGATGAGGGTCATTGAGACAGGCAAAGTGATTAGAGCCATCTGTATTATGAAACACCCCATTCCGGGGACGGACAATGCAGACTCCGCTCAGATTATCATCCCTCAAAAGCAGGTCGGCAGGAAGAACGGTAAGTCCCTTCGCGCCGTTCTTTTTTTGTGTAAGCCTAATCTGACTTTGCTACGATCAGACATTTACATCGCTGCTGTTTCTTCTGCGCACAATGTCGCCGCTCCCAACGTCTGGATCGCGATCGTTTCCACTATCGTCGAAACCAGCGTCCCTGAGCGTGAGATCTTGCCGGGTCTTCAGCTCCTTGGTAACGTAGTTGACAAGTAAGTCATCCATTTCCTCTTTACTCTTGGTCATCCCGAGCTAAACCCCCTCTCCTTCCGCAGATTCATCTCCATCACCCCTCTTTACGCTCCCACCGCCGACGGTACGACGGACAACGTGTTCATCACCAAATCTTACGATGCCACTTCCCATTTCGAAACGGTGGTGGAGGATGTGTCGGATGTGTGGCAGAGGGTGAAGGGGGAGAAGCTGgttttgaagaagagagagacTCAGATTGAAGCGTAAGAATGGGAAGATGTATGGGATGAAGGGCAGAAGCATGGTGGCGCGGATCGTATGGAGGTGTGGGAGGATATACAATGTATTGATTGGATAGCATTTTACCCCTTTGACGATTTGATGTTCTAGACGGCTCGCATCACAATGTGCTTGAGGACAAGAAAGTATAGCTGTACATACTTCATCCCTTTTTGATTCCCAGATTCCGATcgagagaaagaaagaagatgaaccgatcgagagaaagaaagaagatgaacCGAATTGTGAGCTCGAG comes from Cryptococcus gattii WM276 chromosome G, complete sequence and encodes:
- a CDS encoding RAB GDP-dissociation inhibitor, putative (Similar to TIGR gene model, INSD accession AAW44425.1) — translated: MGRTTGDGVGKGSTLGKRREVRHVDNAAVSPSLRVGLSWRIGVGDINRCLKEVKARDDVQGTKGVTCWAIGAVNHIHLFYSHRFHCKLYIMDEEYDVIVLGTGLTECILSGLLSVDGQKVLHMDRNDYYGGDSASLNLTQLYQQFRGTPPPENLQLGRDRDYAVDLIPKFILSSGELTRMLVHTDVTRYLEFKVIAGSYVYRDGRISKVPSTEMEAVRSPLMGLFEKRRARSFFQYLQNWKEEDPATHQGLDINKCSMKDVYTKFGLEAGTQDFIGHAMALWLDEDYITKPARQTIDRIILYTASMARYGKSPYIYPLYGLGELPQAFARLSAIYGGTYMLDKKIDSINIDPETGYFTGVTSEGETVRAKKVIGDPSYFGAGKDEPEGGKMRVIETGKVIRAICIMKHPIPGTDNADSAQIIIPQKQVGRKNDIYIAAVSSAHNVAAPNVWIAIVSTIVETSVPEREILPGLQLLGNVVDKFISITPLYAPTADGTTDNVFITKSYDATSHFETVVEDVSDVWQRVKGEKLVLKKRETQIEA
- a CDS encoding uncharacterized protein (Similar to TIGR gene model, INSD accession AAW44436.1) translates to MSKISSTFTRQLTSLATKINRPVPQRALHIPSLKPSPASSSLKASNWRSSILTSQFGQKRALHSSLPRWHGDLVRPEPGTGIKLIFRDSHGNDVKTVEGNEGDDILSLAHEHDIDLEGACEGSVACSTCHVIIDPEHFDMLPEADDEENDMLDLAFGLEDTSRLGCQVKLTKELDGMVATLPSATRNMYVDGKSSLVICDSFR
- a CDS encoding Casein kinase II beta chain, putative (Similar to TIGR gene model, INSD accession AAW44428.1), producing MVIIESETASSTQTSTLTWINWYTSLTGHDYFCEVHEEFIEDDFNLTGLQSMVPFWKEALDMVLDVEPEEDSSKIPDVSIVESSAELLYGMVHQRFILTKAGLSSMVEKYDAGHFGGCPRVFCNATPVLPCGRSDMPGIDTVKLYCPNCGDIYTPPSSKYQNVDGAFFGTSFAPLFFQTYPELHSVPFCPSSSSSVAAGTNTSSTRPSPTPSATPVGGATYTNPNPHGGQRPALGRVYQPKIYGFKVSERARSGPRMKWLRERPEKAEELDQVDWKGRWKNEGGVYGAGNGNGKGGDEDDEMEGNREVKKGKLFDDEDEPEDDDEEEEEEELGKVVPEASTATFPTRR